A single window of Synechococcus sp. C9 DNA harbors:
- the nadA gene encoding quinolinate synthase NadA, translating to MLLPVMEAAVLPRDLAGAVRALKQELRAVILAHYYQEPQVQDIADYVGDSLGLSRQAAQTEADVILFAGVHFMAETAKILNPEKQVLLPDLAAGCSLADTCPPAEFAQFKARYPDHLVISYINCSAAIKAMSDIICTSSNAVAIVQQIPPDQPILFAPDQNLGRYVMQQTGREMVLWPGSCLVHETFSYQQLVKLKVRHPQAKIIAHPECETPVLGLADYIASTSGLLKYIQRDTAQEFIVVTEPGIIHQMQKAAPEKTFIPAPANNGCACNECPFMRLNTLEKVYLALRDRQPEITLTEEIRLAALAPLERMLAMSEGIR from the coding sequence ATGTTGTTGCCAGTCATGGAAGCGGCGGTTCTGCCTCGGGACTTGGCGGGGGCGGTGCGGGCACTGAAGCAGGAATTGCGGGCGGTGATTTTGGCGCACTACTATCAGGAACCCCAGGTGCAGGACATTGCCGATTATGTGGGGGATTCCCTGGGCTTGTCCCGGCAGGCGGCTCAGACCGAGGCGGATGTGATTCTCTTCGCCGGGGTGCATTTCATGGCGGAAACAGCTAAAATTCTCAATCCTGAAAAACAGGTTTTGCTCCCGGATTTAGCCGCTGGTTGCTCCTTGGCGGATACCTGTCCCCCCGCAGAATTTGCTCAATTTAAGGCTCGTTATCCTGATCATTTGGTCATTTCTTATATCAACTGCTCAGCGGCAATTAAGGCCATGAGTGATATTATTTGCACCAGTTCCAATGCGGTAGCTATTGTGCAACAAATCCCCCCGGATCAACCAATTTTATTCGCCCCGGATCAAAATTTAGGACGCTATGTGATGCAACAAACCGGGCGGGAAATGGTACTCTGGCCGGGGAGTTGTTTGGTGCATGAAACCTTTTCTTATCAACAGTTGGTGAAGCTGAAAGTCCGTCATCCCCAAGCCAAAATTATTGCCCACCCGGAATGTGAAACCCCGGTTTTAGGGCTGGCGGATTACATTGCATCCACCAGTGGGTTACTCAAATATATTCAGCGGGATACAGCCCAGGAATTTATCGTGGTGACCGAGCCAGGCATTATCCACCAAATGCAAAAAGCGGCTCCTGAAAAAACCTTTATTCCTGCCCCCGCCAACAACGGTTGTGCCTGTAATGAATGCCCATTTATGCGCTTAAATACTTTAGAAAAAGTCTATTTGGCATTGCGGGATCGACAACCGGAAATTACTTTGACGGAGGAAATCCGTTTGGCGGCATTGGCACCTTTGGAGCGGATGTTGGCGATGAGTGAGGGGATTCGCTGA
- the raiA gene encoding ribosome-associated translation inhibitor RaiA has protein sequence MKLVIHGKNIAITDPIRAYVESKLDKALGHFNGLITEVDAHLSVARNPRIHDTHIAEITLYVGGTVMRAEERSENLYASIDLVADKLARKVRKFKEKKQAKLHSTPVLVTPAELVPPQPQSVPELPKEVVRRKYFAMPPMTVDEALEQLELVDHDFYVFRNVETGEINVVYERNHGGYGLIQPRGNGHAPPKSH, from the coding sequence ATGAAACTCGTCATTCATGGCAAAAATATTGCCATTACCGACCCCATCCGTGCCTATGTGGAGAGTAAATTAGACAAAGCCTTGGGGCATTTCAATGGTTTGATCACCGAAGTGGATGCCCACCTATCCGTTGCTCGTAATCCTCGGATTCACGATACCCACATTGCGGAAATCACCCTCTACGTGGGCGGAACCGTCATGCGGGCGGAAGAACGGAGCGAAAATCTCTATGCCAGCATTGACTTGGTAGCGGATAAATTGGCGCGGAAAGTGCGGAAATTCAAGGAGAAAAAACAGGCGAAACTGCACAGCACCCCTGTCCTGGTTACACCGGCGGAATTGGTGCCCCCCCAACCCCAGAGCGTGCCGGAATTACCCAAGGAGGTGGTGCGCCGTAAATACTTTGCCATGCCGCCCATGACGGTGGATGAAGCGTTGGAGCAATTGGAACTGGTGGACCATGATTTCTATGTATTTCGCAACGTGGAGACCGGGGAAATCAATGTGGTCTATGAACGCAACCACGGGGGCTATGGCTTGATCCAACCCCGGGGCAACGGCCACGCCCCTCCTAAATCCCACTAA
- a CDS encoding CIA30 family protein: MQFPDVGRLWQTVTYFEALPVVACIQRTLGLNPPPATVMPQGELLMDLTQPAPVALWGALDDVVMGGMSRSELVPDPSGARFEGTVTTQNNGGFASIRTRNLEPPLNLADATGLALRVRGDGKRYKLLLRDSSSWDTLAYGAEFDTQPATWITVKIPFANLVPVFRAKTVPTAPPINLRQVVSLQIMLSKFAYDGQINPTFQPGDFRLQIATISTYRDDPSPAL; the protein is encoded by the coding sequence ATGCAATTTCCCGATGTGGGTCGGCTCTGGCAAACGGTGACCTATTTTGAGGCACTGCCGGTCGTCGCCTGTATCCAACGCACCCTTGGACTGAACCCACCCCCCGCTACCGTCATGCCCCAAGGGGAACTGCTCATGGATTTGACCCAGCCCGCCCCGGTTGCCCTCTGGGGTGCCCTGGATGACGTGGTAATGGGGGGCATGAGCCGAAGCGAGTTGGTGCCTGACCCCAGCGGTGCCCGGTTTGAAGGGACGGTGACCACCCAAAACAACGGTGGGTTTGCCTCGATTCGTACCCGGAATCTGGAACCCCCCTTGAATCTGGCGGATGCCACTGGTCTGGCTCTGCGAGTGCGGGGGGATGGCAAACGGTACAAACTTCTGCTGAGGGACAGTTCCAGTTGGGACACCCTCGCCTACGGTGCGGAATTTGACACTCAACCCGCCACCTGGATCACCGTGAAAATCCCTTTTGCAAACCTAGTGCCGGTCTTTCGGGCCAAAACCGTTCCCACTGCCCCCCCCATTAATTTGCGCCAGGTGGTCTCCCTCCAAATCATGTTGAGTAAATTCGCCTATGATGGGCAGATCAACCCCACCTTCCAGCCGGGGGACTTTCGGTTACAAATTGCTACTATTAGCACCTATCGGGACGACCCATCCCCGGCACTTTAG